Proteins co-encoded in one Rhodococcus sp. PAMC28707 genomic window:
- the trxA gene encoding thioredoxin encodes MATQTLTQQNFDDIVGGNDVVLVDFWASWCGPCRQFAPTFEKSSEEHPDVVHAKVDTEAEQGLAAAANIKSIPTIMAFREGILVFAQPGALPAAALEDLVVQIKALDMDVVKAQIEEQTADAPAE; translated from the coding sequence GTGGCTACACAGACACTGACTCAGCAGAACTTCGACGACATCGTCGGAGGCAACGACGTGGTACTCGTCGACTTCTGGGCGTCCTGGTGCGGCCCGTGTCGCCAGTTCGCACCGACATTCGAGAAGTCCTCCGAGGAGCATCCAGACGTGGTGCATGCCAAGGTGGATACGGAAGCAGAGCAGGGACTCGCCGCCGCCGCCAACATCAAGTCGATTCCCACGATCATGGCGTTCCGCGAGGGAATTCTCGTGTTCGCGCAGCCGGGTGCACTGCCTGCGGCAGCACTGGAAGATCTGGTAGTACAGATCAAGGCGCTCGACATGGACGTGGTGAAGGCACAGATCGAAGAGCAGACAGCCGACGCTCCAGCCGAATGA
- a CDS encoding 2'-5' RNA ligase family protein: protein MVQSLELLLDDTLDAAVRREWQLLLEADLPSQGRHMGISNRPHITLSVADEMNEFDTRVHDEYLLVDMPVRLGAFVVFRGRHATLARLVVPSRRLIDIHARVSEVIGDADGSRSHTAPGKWTPHVTLARRMTRVELAEALLRLDSAQPDLVGTTSALRRWDGEEKREWIVRRTQR, encoded by the coding sequence ATGGTCCAGTCATTGGAATTGCTCCTCGACGACACGCTCGACGCTGCCGTCAGACGGGAATGGCAACTACTACTCGAAGCAGACCTACCCAGCCAAGGTAGGCACATGGGCATCTCGAATCGTCCACACATCACGTTGTCGGTTGCCGACGAGATGAACGAGTTCGACACCCGGGTGCACGACGAATACCTTCTGGTCGACATGCCCGTCAGACTTGGTGCATTCGTGGTCTTCCGTGGCAGACACGCGACGTTGGCTCGACTGGTCGTGCCGTCGAGGAGACTCATCGATATTCACGCGCGGGTATCCGAGGTGATAGGCGATGCGGACGGTTCTCGTTCGCATACCGCACCCGGAAAATGGACTCCGCACGTCACACTCGCACGACGCATGACCCGAGTCGAACTGGCCGAGGCTCTGCTCCGCCTCGATTCTGCGCAGCCCGATCTCGTCGGCACCACCTCCGCGTTGAGACGATGGGACGGCGAAGAGAAGCGCGAATGGATCGTTCGGCGAACGCAGCGGTGA
- the polA gene encoding DNA polymerase I — protein MSPITEHSAASKPSTGSSADGEQPTLLLIDGHSIAFRAFFALPVDNFKTTSGQTTNAVYGFTSMLINLLRDEKPTHIAAAFDVSRQTFRAERFPAYKANRSKTPDEFAGQVDITKDVLGAMGIPVMAEAGFEADDIIATLVTQAEALGYRILVVTGDRDALQLVTDNVTVLYPKKGVSELTRFTPEEVTIKYGLTPAQYPDFAALRGDPSDNLPGIPGVGEKTATKWIVEYGSLEELVNNVDKVKGKVGDSLRANLSGVVLNRELTEMVRDVPLPYTPDQLELAPWDREKIHALFDDLEFRVLRDRLFDTLSSTEPEAEEGFDVRGGVVPVGELAQWLATHASTGERHGLSVVGPRRPFDSDALSIAIAASDGEGGFVDTSSLDPSDEQALAAWLADAGQPKALHEAKWAIHALRGRGWTLGGLTSDTALAAYLVRPGQRTFNLDDLSLRYLKRELRVEDSVEGQLSLLDTEDVAEAAVAEGEILRAQAILDLAAALDDELAAIESSSLLSEMELPLLSLLADLEATGIAVDETHLGELQSQFADKVSEAANAAYEVIGKQINLGSPKQLQVVLFDELEMPKTKKTKTGYTTDADALQGLFEKTQHPFLKFLLDHRDATRMKVTVDGLLKSIADDGRIHTTFNQTVAATGRLSSTDPNLQNIPVRNEAGRHIRDGFVVGEGYSTLLTADYSQIEMRIMAHVSGDAGLIEAFNTGEDLHSFVGSRAFGVPIEDVTPELRRRVKAMSYGLAYGLSAFGLAAQLKISTEEAKAQMEAYFSRFGGVRDYLRNAVEEARKVGYTSTLYGRRRYLPDLNSDNRQRREVAERAALNAPIQGTAADIIKVAMIDVHNSLAESGLRSRMLLQVHDELVLEVVESEREQIEHLVRDKMSSAIELSVPLEVSVGTGTSWDQAAH, from the coding sequence GTGAGCCCCATAACCGAGCACAGCGCAGCATCGAAACCCTCGACCGGCAGTTCCGCCGACGGTGAGCAGCCGACGCTGTTGCTGATCGACGGTCACTCCATCGCCTTTCGCGCGTTCTTCGCGCTGCCTGTGGACAACTTCAAGACCACCAGCGGCCAGACCACCAACGCGGTGTACGGGTTCACCTCCATGCTGATCAACCTCCTTCGAGACGAGAAGCCGACGCATATCGCGGCGGCGTTCGATGTGTCTCGGCAAACGTTCCGGGCTGAGCGGTTCCCGGCCTACAAGGCGAACCGAAGTAAGACGCCCGACGAGTTCGCCGGTCAGGTGGACATCACCAAGGACGTCCTCGGTGCCATGGGTATCCCGGTGATGGCCGAAGCCGGGTTCGAAGCAGACGACATCATCGCGACATTGGTGACTCAAGCGGAAGCGCTCGGCTATCGGATCCTCGTGGTGACGGGTGACCGAGACGCGCTGCAGCTCGTCACCGACAACGTCACTGTGCTGTATCCGAAGAAGGGTGTCTCCGAGCTCACTCGGTTCACCCCGGAAGAGGTCACCATCAAGTACGGCCTCACACCGGCGCAGTACCCGGATTTCGCTGCGCTGCGCGGAGACCCGAGCGACAACCTGCCCGGTATCCCCGGTGTCGGCGAGAAGACGGCCACCAAGTGGATCGTGGAGTACGGCTCCCTGGAAGAGCTCGTCAACAACGTCGACAAGGTCAAGGGCAAGGTGGGTGACTCGCTGCGGGCAAACCTGTCCGGCGTGGTGCTCAACCGCGAACTCACCGAGATGGTGCGTGACGTTCCACTTCCGTACACGCCGGATCAGTTGGAGCTGGCGCCGTGGGATCGCGAGAAGATCCATGCGCTGTTCGACGATCTCGAGTTTCGAGTGTTGCGCGATCGGTTGTTCGACACCCTGTCCTCCACGGAACCCGAAGCAGAGGAAGGCTTCGACGTGCGTGGTGGCGTCGTCCCGGTGGGTGAGCTCGCACAGTGGCTCGCGACTCACGCCTCCACAGGGGAGCGTCACGGCCTCTCGGTCGTCGGCCCGAGACGACCGTTCGACAGCGACGCGCTGTCGATCGCGATTGCCGCATCCGACGGCGAAGGTGGCTTCGTCGATACCAGCTCTTTGGATCCATCGGACGAGCAGGCACTGGCGGCATGGTTGGCCGATGCCGGTCAACCGAAAGCGCTCCACGAGGCAAAATGGGCAATCCACGCGTTGCGTGGTCGCGGTTGGACCTTGGGCGGCTTGACAAGCGACACTGCACTTGCCGCGTACCTTGTCCGACCGGGTCAACGGACGTTCAACCTCGACGACCTGTCGCTGCGGTATCTCAAGCGCGAACTGCGCGTCGAGGATTCCGTCGAAGGCCAGCTTTCACTGCTCGACACCGAGGACGTCGCGGAAGCGGCCGTGGCGGAGGGCGAGATACTGCGCGCCCAAGCAATTCTGGATCTTGCTGCCGCACTGGACGACGAGTTGGCGGCGATCGAATCGAGTTCACTGCTCTCGGAGATGGAACTACCGCTGCTGTCGTTGCTCGCGGACCTCGAGGCGACCGGCATCGCTGTCGACGAAACGCATCTTGGTGAGCTGCAGAGCCAGTTCGCCGACAAGGTGAGCGAAGCCGCCAATGCTGCCTACGAAGTCATCGGCAAGCAGATCAATCTCGGTTCCCCGAAACAGCTGCAAGTGGTGCTGTTCGACGAACTCGAAATGCCGAAGACGAAAAAGACGAAGACCGGCTACACCACCGATGCCGATGCGCTGCAAGGGTTGTTCGAGAAAACCCAGCATCCGTTCTTGAAGTTCCTGCTCGATCACCGTGATGCGACACGCATGAAGGTCACCGTGGACGGGTTGCTCAAGTCGATCGCCGACGACGGACGAATTCACACCACGTTCAATCAGACCGTGGCAGCCACCGGCAGGTTGTCCTCCACCGACCCGAACCTGCAGAACATTCCGGTTCGAAACGAGGCCGGACGCCACATCAGAGACGGCTTCGTCGTGGGCGAGGGGTACAGCACGCTCCTGACCGCTGACTACAGTCAGATCGAGATGCGAATCATGGCCCACGTGTCCGGCGATGCCGGCCTCATCGAGGCCTTCAACACCGGTGAAGACCTGCACAGTTTCGTAGGCTCGCGCGCGTTCGGCGTGCCCATCGAGGACGTCACCCCCGAACTACGCCGACGTGTGAAGGCCATGTCCTACGGACTTGCCTACGGACTCAGTGCTTTCGGCTTGGCCGCGCAGTTGAAGATTTCGACAGAAGAGGCCAAAGCGCAGATGGAGGCCTACTTCTCGAGATTCGGTGGGGTTCGGGACTACCTGCGAAACGCCGTCGAAGAGGCGCGAAAGGTCGGATACACCTCGACTCTCTACGGCCGCAGGCGCTACCTACCCGACCTCAACAGTGACAACCGTCAACGTCGTGAGGTTGCCGAGCGCGCTGCGCTGAACGCGCCGATTCAGGGGACGGCAGCGGACATCATCAAGGTGGCGATGATCGACGTTCACAACTCCTTGGCGGAATCGGGGCTCCGATCACGAATGTTGTTGCAGGTGCACGACGAACTGGTCCTCGAGGTCGTCGAATCCGAGCGCGAGCAGATCGAGCACTTGGTTCGAGACAAAATGTCCTCGGCCATCGAGCTTTCCGTTCCGCTCGAGGTGTCCGTCGGCACCGGAACGAGCTGGGACCAGGCTGCACACTAG